A single window of SAR324 cluster bacterium DNA harbors:
- a CDS encoding HigA family addiction module antitoxin, which yields MELLEEIHPGEILQEEFLRPLGLSVRGLARDLDVPPSRISDLIHGRRPITPDTALRLGLFFQQDPRFWLQLQLEYDLRQLQRERQDDLQQRIRCLSAEQISSGSI from the coding sequence ATGGAGTTATTGGAAGAGATTCATCCGGGAGAGATTTTACAGGAAGAGTTCCTGCGTCCCTTGGGACTTTCGGTGAGGGGATTGGCTAGAGACCTTGATGTTCCCCCGAGTCGGATCAGTGACTTGATTCATGGTCGCCGACCGATCACTCCCGACACAGCGCTGCGGTTGGGCTTATTTTTTCAGCAGGATCCTCGTTTCTGGCTCCAGTTGCAGCTGGAGTACGATCTGCGCCAACTTCAGCGGGAGAGACAAGACGACCTCCAGCAACGGATTCGTTGTCTTTCTGCTGAGCAGATATCTTCCGGATCTATCTAA
- a CDS encoding type II toxin-antitoxin system RelE/ParE family toxin → MIQSFTCAETRALFESRFVKKFASIERAARRKLLMLQAASQLSDLRVPPGNRLESLKGNRFGQFSIRVNQQWRICFHWANDGAHDIEIVDYH, encoded by the coding sequence ATGATTCAATCTTTCACTTGCGCTGAAACACGCGCCCTCTTCGAAAGTCGTTTCGTCAAAAAATTTGCTTCGATTGAGCGAGCTGCCCGACGTAAACTGCTGATGCTGCAAGCAGCCTCTCAGTTATCTGACCTAAGGGTTCCGCCAGGTAATCGGCTGGAGTCCCTAAAAGGCAATCGTTTCGGACAATTTAGTATTCGTGTCAATCAGCAATGGCGTATCTGTTTCCACTGGGCCAATGACGGTGCTCATGATATCGAGATTGTTGACTACCACTGA